One genomic segment of Erysipelotrichaceae bacterium 66202529 includes these proteins:
- a CDS encoding DUF4865 family protein, with product MIAMQYRIMLPNSYDMQLIRKRVADNGHKTDGFPDLICKAYLMKESSNSYSGKEYSPLYIWNRSEGMNKFLFDGFYDNILKSFGWQSIQTGIVLHCELTSAFTSFCYVSLIEYTLSPKQHMNRIPFSMESDEQTGKILIYNPTQWTISEFYFYKKYPQETKNAIVYEILHLSV from the coding sequence ATGATAGCAATGCAATATAGAATTATGCTTCCCAACTCATATGATATGCAGCTGATCAGAAAGCGCGTAGCAGATAACGGACACAAAACCGACGGCTTTCCGGATTTAATCTGCAAGGCCTACCTCATGAAAGAAAGCAGTAATTCCTACAGTGGAAAAGAGTATTCTCCACTCTATATCTGGAATCGCAGCGAGGGAATGAACAAGTTTCTTTTTGATGGCTTTTACGATAATATTCTAAAGTCCTTCGGTTGGCAGAGCATCCAGACAGGAATCGTTCTTCACTGTGAGCTTACAAGTGCATTTACCTCCTTTTGCTATGTATCCCTCATTGAATATACGTTATCACCAAAACAGCATATGAACCGCATACCGTTCAGCATGGAATCAGATGAGCAGACAGGGAAGATATTGATATACAATCCTACGCAATGGACAATCAGCGAATTTTATTTTTATAAGAAGTACCCTCAGGAAACAAAGAATGCCATAGTTTATGAAATCCTGCACCTATCTGTATAA
- a CDS encoding LysR family transcriptional regulator: MESLELRIFVKAAQTKSITKAAEQLGYVQSNVTAHIKKLELELGTPLFIRSNKGITLTRDGEQLLYRAEQIIIQLDELEHEFNKRTASLVIGTTQTIAGFLLPMCIAEYRKQYPEVSISVRIQDQDHLEELLQQGQLDCLLTNSESAIFGKLLFQQEEKLMLIAPLSCSCIEDIWGYPLLVNTLPSCPYRKALLRWKSALHKNDTEIIEYDSLNGLLNMAALGGFTLLPQHVLSESLPLQKFYVRELQGTRIKLWIPEHGAANMWNPFVMLLEKQLKRHTSACL, encoded by the coding sequence ATGGAAAGTCTGGAGCTGCGTATATTTGTAAAGGCAGCGCAAACAAAATCAATTACAAAGGCTGCAGAGCAGCTTGGTTATGTACAATCCAATGTTACGGCACATATTAAAAAGCTGGAACTGGAATTAGGGACACCCTTATTTATACGTAGTAACAAAGGTATTACGCTGACAAGGGATGGGGAGCAGCTGCTGTATCGTGCTGAACAGATTATTATACAGCTTGATGAACTGGAGCATGAATTTAATAAAAGGACAGCATCACTGGTTATTGGAACAACGCAGACGATTGCAGGATTTCTCTTGCCGATGTGTATTGCTGAATACCGTAAACAATATCCCGAGGTATCCATTTCTGTACGTATACAGGATCAGGATCATTTGGAAGAGCTGTTACAACAGGGACAACTGGATTGTCTGCTTACGAATAGTGAATCTGCTATATTTGGGAAGCTGCTGTTTCAGCAGGAGGAAAAGCTGATGCTGATAGCACCATTATCCTGCTCGTGTATAGAGGATATATGGGGATATCCGCTGCTAGTAAACACGCTGCCATCCTGTCCATATCGCAAAGCATTGCTTCGCTGGAAGTCGGCATTACATAAAAATGATACAGAAATTATAGAATATGATAGTCTGAATGGATTGCTCAATATGGCGGCATTGGGCGGATTTACATTGCTGCCCCAGCATGTGCTCTCAGAAAGTTTGCCGCTTCAAAAATTTTATGTGAGGGAGCTACAGGGTACAAGGATCAAGCTGTGGATACCGGAACATGGAGCTGCGAATATGTGGAATCCTTTTGTGATGCTATTGGAAAAGCAGCTGAAGCGTCATACGTCTGCATGCTTATAA